Proteins found in one Egibacteraceae bacterium genomic segment:
- a CDS encoding iron ABC transporter permease encodes MARTAARLDAPAGPPPPAPAPPRGVLGLTRPLVVLVLLAVLVGLFLLTIAAGSVTIPLDDVVRVLLGGEAPQPAWATIIVDIRLPRAITALVAGAALGVGGLLMQTLFRNPLADPFILGISAGASLGVALVVLVVGTAGTTLVGGLGVLGNLGVAGAAATGAAVVTVAVLLVSRRMTSPATVLIVGLMFGYATAAVVSVLIHSGFGRFERVRAYIAWGFGSFGGTTWSQLQILVPCVLVGLVATVLLTKQLNALLLGDRYAASMGLHVGRTRVVVVLAASVLAGVVTAFCGPIAFVGVAVPHMARGLLRSSDHRLLVPAVVVVGGIVALAAGLVAQLPGLDATLPLNAVTSLIGAPVVVALLLRLRHASQAIVT; translated from the coding sequence GTGGCCCGCACGGCCGCGCGGCTGGACGCGCCGGCAGGGCCGCCCCCGCCGGCGCCCGCCCCGCCGCGCGGCGTCCTCGGACTGACCCGCCCGCTGGTGGTCCTGGTGCTGCTCGCCGTCCTGGTCGGGCTGTTCCTGCTGACGATCGCCGCGGGGTCGGTGACGATCCCCCTCGACGACGTCGTGCGGGTGCTGCTGGGCGGAGAAGCGCCGCAGCCGGCGTGGGCGACGATCATCGTCGACATCCGGCTGCCGCGCGCCATCACCGCCCTGGTGGCCGGGGCGGCCCTGGGCGTGGGCGGCCTGCTCATGCAGACGCTGTTCCGCAACCCGCTGGCCGACCCGTTCATCCTGGGCATCAGCGCCGGGGCGAGCCTCGGCGTCGCGCTGGTGGTGCTGGTGGTCGGCACCGCCGGCACCACGCTGGTGGGCGGGCTGGGGGTGCTCGGCAACCTCGGGGTGGCCGGTGCGGCGGCGACGGGAGCGGCCGTGGTCACCGTGGCGGTGCTCCTGGTGTCCCGGCGGATGACCAGCCCGGCCACCGTGCTGATCGTGGGCCTGATGTTCGGCTACGCGACGGCTGCGGTCGTCAGCGTGCTGATCCACAGCGGCTTCGGCCGCTTCGAGCGGGTGCGCGCCTACATCGCTTGGGGCTTCGGCAGCTTCGGGGGCACCACCTGGAGCCAGCTGCAGATCCTCGTGCCCTGCGTGCTCGTCGGCCTGGTGGCCACGGTGCTGCTCACCAAGCAGCTGAACGCGCTGCTGCTCGGCGACCGCTACGCGGCCAGCATGGGCCTGCACGTGGGCCGCACGCGGGTGGTGGTCGTGCTCGCCGCCTCGGTGCTCGCCGGTGTCGTGACCGCGTTCTGCGGCCCGATCGCCTTCGTGGGGGTGGCCGTGCCCCACATGGCGCGTGGGCTGCTGCGCAGCTCCGACCACCGTCTGCTCGTCCCCGCCGTGGTGGTCGTGGGCGGGATCGTCGCGTTGGCCGCGGGACTGGTGGCGCAGCTGCCGGGGCTCGACGCCACGTTGCCCCTGAACGCCGTCACGTCGCTCATCGGCGCCCCCGTCGTCGTGGCGCTGCTGCTGCGCCTGCGCCATGCCTCTCAGGCGATCGTCACGTGA